Proteins encoded together in one bacterium BMS3Abin11 window:
- a CDS encoding putative oxidoreductase translates to MNSAQDSRKVLITGCSSGIGLAIATGLHKRGYQVYASVRKKQDVEKIRQLGLNCVQLDLADANSIQQAVYWVLEQTDNQLYALINNGAYGQPGAVEDLSTDILRRQFETNLFGTHELTRLLIPTLRQQPRSHIIQISSMLGFICLPYRGAYNASKYALEALTDTMRLELASSGVYISLIEPGPVVSHFRKNAYRAFTSAINPENSIQKVAYQKEIKRFQSDKPVPFTLPADAVLEKVIHALESRKPRIRYPVTKPAHVFKFLKRILPDRWMDAILIYASGHKKKL, encoded by the coding sequence ATGAACAGTGCTCAAGATTCCCGCAAGGTACTGATCACGGGTTGCTCCAGCGGTATCGGCCTTGCCATAGCAACCGGCCTGCATAAGCGTGGCTACCAGGTCTATGCCAGTGTGCGAAAGAAACAGGATGTGGAGAAAATCAGGCAACTCGGGCTGAATTGCGTACAGCTGGATCTGGCAGATGCTAATTCAATACAGCAGGCAGTATACTGGGTTCTGGAACAAACTGATAATCAGCTGTACGCACTCATCAATAACGGTGCCTACGGCCAACCTGGCGCTGTCGAAGACCTGAGTACTGACATATTGCGTCGCCAGTTTGAAACAAACCTGTTCGGTACACACGAACTGACACGCCTTCTTATCCCAACCCTGAGACAGCAACCGCGCAGCCATATCATTCAGATCAGCTCAATGCTGGGATTTATCTGTCTGCCCTACCGCGGTGCCTACAATGCCAGTAAATATGCTCTGGAAGCACTGACCGATACCATGAGACTGGAGCTCGCCAGCAGCGGAGTATATATAAGCCTGATCGAACCCGGCCCTGTCGTCAGCCATTTTCGGAAAAATGCCTACAGAGCATTTACCTCAGCGATCAATCCCGAAAACAGTATTCAAAAAGTCGCCTATCAAAAAGAAATAAAGCGTTTCCAGTCAGACAAGCCGGTTCCCTTCACCCTGCCTGCCGATGCGGTACTGGAAAAAGTTATCCATGCGCTGGAAAGCAGAAAACCCCGCATTCGCTACCCCGTGACCAAACCTGCTCACGTGTTTAAATTCCTGAAACGTATTCTGCCCGATAGATGGATGGATGCGATTTTGATTTATGCTTCAGGACACAAGAAAAAACTTTAA
- a CDS encoding HIT-like protein translates to MTDCLFCKMVNGEIKPDAVYEDDDILAFNDINPRAPTHILIIPKKHIATLNDVEESDTYLLGKLSSIAAELASNTGFARDGYRLVMNCNAAGGQAVYHIHLHLLAGRQMSWPPG, encoded by the coding sequence ATGACTGATTGCCTGTTCTGTAAAATGGTAAATGGCGAGATCAAGCCCGATGCTGTCTATGAAGATGATGACATACTGGCATTTAATGACATTAACCCCAGGGCCCCAACACATATCCTTATCATTCCAAAAAAACATATCGCCACTCTTAATGATGTGGAAGAATCTGATACATATTTGTTGGGAAAACTTAGCAGTATCGCTGCGGAACTGGCCAGTAATACGGGTTTTGCCAGGGATGGTTATCGGCTGGTGATGAACTGTAACGCTGCAGGGGGTCAGGCAGTCTACCACATACATCTCCACTTACTTGCTGGCAGGCAAATGAGCTGGCCTCCTGGGTAA
- the aas gene encoding bifunctional protein Aas, producing the protein MVPLHQMFIATSKKYSSEIAIVDRNLRKNITYGRALIGALLLARRFRKYQDGYLGIMIPNSSGSILAILATLFAGKVPVMINYSTGAAENSEFAQQKCSFHTIITSRALLEKLGCRLVPGMVFIEDIVGSVSKYEKLLAAVKSKLPIFLLQNLVHRGDLEETAVILFTSGSEKAPKAVELTHRNISSNIKTANQAFEFKHEDRMLAILPYFHVFGHMANFWLPLSLGMRLVVYANPLDFKTVVRIIHEEKASLVFGTPYFLMGYLKQAKKGDLESIRLLIASADKLPVTLREAYKEKHDIEIIEAYGATETSPVISSNLPDANKPGSVGRILPGIQVRITDIDTGEDLPTGEEGNILVKGDLVMKGYLDDLEETALKIKNGWYETGDMGMLDEDGFLWHKGRLKRFAKIGGEMVSLVRVESELVKRLAEDHECCVVEVPDARKGAMIVVAMTADCDCKELNQKLAKDLPTISLPKRYFVFEELPKMGSGKIDFRTTTEMVKSTLRKETEEAEEKRLVKKKSANEKPDDNDSSDTASSDDGSKSS; encoded by the coding sequence ATGGTGCCACTGCATCAGATGTTCATTGCGACGTCAAAAAAATATTCCAGTGAAATCGCCATTGTTGATCGCAATTTACGCAAAAATATCACCTATGGCAGGGCACTGATCGGTGCGTTATTACTCGCCAGACGCTTCCGTAAATACCAGGACGGCTATCTCGGGATAATGATTCCTAATTCCAGTGGCAGCATACTGGCCATTCTCGCGACCCTGTTTGCCGGCAAAGTCCCTGTGATGATAAATTATTCCACAGGTGCTGCGGAAAACTCAGAATTTGCCCAGCAGAAATGTAGTTTTCATACAATTATTACCTCACGCGCGCTGCTCGAAAAACTGGGTTGCCGTCTGGTGCCCGGCATGGTTTTCATTGAAGACATTGTCGGCTCTGTTTCAAAATATGAAAAACTTCTGGCTGCCGTAAAATCAAAACTACCCATTTTTCTTCTGCAAAACCTGGTACATAGGGGCGACCTGGAAGAAACAGCTGTAATCCTGTTTACCAGCGGTAGCGAGAAAGCGCCCAAGGCGGTAGAACTCACGCACAGGAATATTTCATCCAACATAAAAACAGCCAATCAGGCATTTGAATTCAAGCATGAGGACCGCATGCTTGCCATCCTGCCCTATTTCCACGTTTTCGGGCATATGGCGAACTTCTGGTTGCCTCTAAGTCTCGGTATGAGACTGGTAGTCTATGCCAACCCTCTCGATTTCAAGACGGTAGTGCGTATTATTCACGAAGAAAAGGCCTCATTGGTATTCGGCACCCCCTACTTTCTAATGGGATATCTAAAACAGGCTAAAAAAGGAGATTTAGAATCGATTCGCCTCCTTATAGCCAGTGCCGACAAACTGCCAGTAACCTTACGCGAGGCATACAAAGAAAAACATGACATAGAAATAATTGAAGCCTATGGGGCGACCGAAACCAGCCCTGTTATATCATCCAATCTACCCGATGCTAATAAACCTGGCAGTGTAGGCCGCATATTGCCTGGCATTCAGGTTCGTATTACGGACATCGATACAGGAGAAGATTTGCCTACGGGTGAAGAAGGCAATATTCTGGTCAAGGGTGATCTGGTGATGAAAGGCTACCTCGATGATCTGGAAGAAACTGCTCTAAAAATAAAGAATGGCTGGTATGAAACCGGTGACATGGGCATGCTTGATGAAGATGGTTTTCTCTGGCACAAAGGCAGATTAAAGCGCTTTGCAAAAATTGGCGGTGAAATGGTTTCTCTGGTCAGGGTTGAATCCGAACTGGTCAAGCGCCTGGCCGAAGATCACGAATGCTGTGTTGTAGAGGTGCCTGACGCACGCAAAGGTGCCATGATAGTCGTCGCCATGACAGCAGACTGCGACTGCAAAGAGCTAAACCAGAAATTAGCAAAGGATCTGCCCACCATCTCCCTGCCGAAAAGATATTTTGTGTTTGAAGAACTCCCCAAAATGGGCAGTGGCAAGATCGATTTTCGCACTACTACCGAAATGGTGAAATCAACTTTACGTAAGGAAACAGAAGAAGCTGAAGAGAAAAGACTGGTAAAGAAGAAATCTGCCAATGAAAAGCCTGATGACAATGATTCATCGGATACAGCTTCATCTGATGATGGAAGCAAATCCTCCTGA
- a CDS encoding tellurite resistance protein TerB: MFKRITAFFESTMSVTTTDKAYNDYHKKQMAAAALFIEVLKSDFEYLDEEWAVVESSLRELFDLSNDEITQITALAEEQVNSAVSLRSFTHCINENYSNEEKLRIVEMLWRIALADGVINKYENHIMRKIGSLLYIPQKDYVRAKQQARLHRN; the protein is encoded by the coding sequence ATGTTCAAGCGAATTACTGCTTTTTTTGAAAGCACCATGTCAGTCACAACGACCGACAAAGCGTACAATGACTACCATAAGAAACAGATGGCAGCTGCGGCTCTATTCATCGAAGTACTGAAATCAGATTTTGAATATCTTGATGAAGAATGGGCAGTCGTAGAATCATCTTTGCGCGAGTTATTTGACCTCAGTAACGATGAAATTACCCAGATTACTGCCCTGGCGGAAGAACAAGTAAACAGCGCAGTCTCATTGCGAAGCTTCACCCATTGCATCAATGAAAATTACTCGAATGAAGAAAAGCTAAGAATCGTTGAGATGTTATGGCGGATCGCGCTGGCCGATGGCGTGATCAATAAATATGAAAATCACATCATGCGAAAGATTGGTTCCTTGCTTTATATTCCGCAGAAGGATTATGTTCGAGCCAAACAACAGGCACGATTGCATCGGAATTAA
- the aguA gene encoding putative agmatine deiminase — MKPYKSRLPAEWEHQSGILISWPTNSTDWCDNLADAEATYVELTKLIAQNCHAYICCDNSDTRQHVQQCCNKAGIPSERFELFTIPYDDTWTRDYGPISLVRENDVVWLNFKFNAWGNKHPHQQDNLLTSLLHQQFSPKRVLETINFVLEGGSIECDGDNTVITTSLCLLDPARNSGLYHNTAIVLDSDGSLADCYRKMHIPDDPGYYEKYYFAPGDTGFKPIRTSLGNIGVLLCWDQWFPEAARLMALAGAELLVYPTAIGWDPADNETEQQNQLDSWITVQSGHAITNGIPLLTANRHGLEIDPSGNTKGINFWGNSFICGPQGEILSQAGASKDCLLQTEINLNYCERIRQTWPFLRDRRTDAYAGLSQQFLDD, encoded by the coding sequence TTGAAACCATATAAATCGCGCCTACCCGCTGAATGGGAACACCAGAGCGGTATCCTTATCAGCTGGCCGACGAACTCTACAGACTGGTGCGATAATCTGGCAGATGCTGAAGCCACCTATGTTGAGCTCACTAAATTAATTGCCCAGAATTGCCATGCATATATCTGCTGTGACAATTCAGATACCCGGCAGCATGTCCAGCAATGCTGTAATAAGGCAGGCATACCCTCTGAACGGTTTGAGCTCTTTACCATTCCTTATGATGACACCTGGACAAGGGATTACGGACCGATAAGCCTGGTCAGGGAAAACGACGTAGTGTGGTTGAATTTTAAATTCAATGCCTGGGGCAATAAACACCCGCATCAACAGGACAATCTTCTCACTTCATTGCTACACCAGCAGTTCAGCCCAAAAAGAGTCCTTGAAACCATCAATTTCGTCCTTGAAGGCGGCAGTATAGAGTGCGATGGCGATAACACTGTCATAACGACCAGTCTTTGCCTGCTGGATCCGGCACGAAACTCAGGCCTGTACCACAACACTGCCATTGTTCTAGATAGTGACGGAAGTCTGGCGGACTGCTATCGCAAAATGCACATCCCTGATGACCCCGGTTATTATGAAAAATACTATTTTGCGCCCGGAGATACAGGATTCAAGCCGATTAGAACCAGTCTCGGCAACATTGGTGTTCTGCTGTGCTGGGATCAATGGTTTCCCGAAGCGGCACGATTAATGGCTCTCGCTGGTGCAGAGTTACTGGTCTACCCAACCGCTATAGGCTGGGATCCAGCCGATAATGAAACAGAGCAACAAAATCAGCTGGACAGCTGGATAACGGTTCAGAGTGGTCATGCCATCACTAATGGCATACCATTGCTGACAGCTAACCGACATGGGCTTGAAATTGATCCATCCGGTAATACTAAAGGAATCAACTTCTGGGGAAACAGCTTTATCTGCGGTCCACAGGGTGAAATACTGTCACAGGCCGGTGCCAGCAAAGACTGTCTACTACAGACTGAAATTAACTTAAACTACTGTGAAAGAATTAGACAGACCTGGCCATTTCTGCGCGACCGACGAACTGATGCCTATGCAGGACTTAGCCAACAATTTCTTGATGATTAA